A portion of the Carya illinoinensis cultivar Pawnee chromosome 11, C.illinoinensisPawnee_v1, whole genome shotgun sequence genome contains these proteins:
- the LOC122282224 gene encoding uncharacterized protein LOC122282224 has protein sequence MDDKVIWGLSEKGIFSVKSAYYTDLEKKKQKTGETSNGDQNERLRGKVWRLTNSSKVKQFLLKVLNGILPTRSNLFKRRIIDNSTCPICNREEETALHVLWVCLASVDVWGEDCSPVKKWRRNYADFMSLWSDLHSKLEEGQLHIVAEVLHGLWRRQNDMVFEGKFKGPSVLFQQAIQEVEAITLAQEKPRESQASSTELIRTMWRPPRPDYMEVNVDAAMDTKKKKMGISVVVRDFRG, from the coding sequence ATGGATGATAAAGTAATATGGGGGCTATCGGAGAAAGGGATATTTTCAGTAAAGAGTGCTTATTATACAGATttagagaaaaagaaacaaaagacagGAGAAACATCAAATGGTGATCAAAATGAAAGGTTACGGGGGAAAGTATGGAGATTAACAAACTCGAGTAAGGTAAAACAGTTTTTATTGAAAGTTCTCAATGGAATATTACCCACAAGGAGCAATCTCTTCAAGAGAAGGATAATTGATAACTCAACATGCCCTATCTGCAacagagaagaagaaacagCCTTACATGTGCTTTGGGTCTGTCTTGCTTCAGTAGATGTGTGGGGTGAGGATTGCAGCCCAGTCAAAAAGTGGAGAAGGAACTATGCTGATTTCATGTCACTATGGTCAGATTTACATTCTAAGTTAGAAGAAGGACAGCTCCACATAGTAGCTGAGGTGCTTCATGGCTTATGGAGGAGACAAAACGACATGGTTTTTGAAGGAAAGTTCAAAGGTCCTTCTGTTTTGTTTCAACAGGCAATACAAGAAGTAGAGGCAATCACATTGGCTCAAGAAAAGCCTAGAGAGAGTCAAGCAAGTTCAACAGAATTGATAAGAACAATGTGGAGACCCCCAAGACCTGATTATATGGAGGTAAATGTGGATGCAGCCATGGacactaaaaagaaaaagatgggaATCAGTGTTGTAGTGAGGGACTTCAGAGGATAG